A stretch of the Paenibacillus dendritiformis genome encodes the following:
- a CDS encoding N,N-dimethylformamidase beta subunit family domain-containing protein, with amino-acid sequence MKPNEQGTGSVTNAKRQDAVTVVGYADRFSVQPGQALNFMIDTASPSYSASVVRLCGGMPDPDHSTYLPTEPVPADCAGEYPGRRQVTAIGSYAELPLPEEWMQAGEFSLQMWVYPTIPQYVNAQTIWSARSADGSSGAGVTLDEDGHVTFSLNGGCGYSVAVRAEAPLNGHEWHFVAVQYSGSREEAMLFVSQRAGWRPDDGTQVCKAAVKLDYSQAVISKVLLAADSDSAAPGGVSRHYNGKIGNPRLFQHYFSEAELHDMARGTNTEPDGAHLIADYDFSVGISSTRLSDRSAGGHHGILRQGGTRAVTSHNWTGEQTDYRLAPEQYAAIHFHDNDIEDAGWEADITWRIPEDLRSGIYALKLEAEGSVDYIPFFVRPTQGTATAPVLFLAPTNTYLAYGNERLFKYAKDYLGEDYVLPAQDVYLDEHPEMGSSIYDLHNDGSGVQYSSRLRPLLNIRPHYRNWRAVRHFSADLYITGWLEQRGQSHDIATDEDLHHEGADLLGRYKVVITGSHPEYWTRPMMKALEQYMAEGGRLMYLGGNGFYWVTSLDPERPHLLEVRRGNAGSRSSDSPPGELFHSTTGEPGGIWRHFGYVPQRLVGVGVTALGGATACGYRRLEDSFHPSAQFIFEGIGDDEIIGDFGYAAGGAAGDEIDRYDLKFGTPPHTLWLATSTGFDNNYQFVHEDQLNTAPGQGGRENPLVRADMTYFDIHGGGAVFSVGSINWAGSLAWNGYDNNVARISDNVLKRMLAEHDSHAASTAGSSAAPS; translated from the coding sequence ATGAAGCCAAATGAACAGGGAACAGGAAGCGTGACAAATGCAAAGAGGCAGGATGCCGTAACCGTTGTCGGATATGCGGATCGATTCAGCGTTCAGCCCGGCCAAGCACTGAATTTTATGATTGATACGGCGAGTCCGAGTTATAGCGCCAGTGTGGTGCGGCTATGCGGCGGGATGCCCGATCCGGACCATTCGACCTATTTGCCGACGGAACCGGTACCGGCGGACTGCGCCGGCGAATACCCGGGACGGCGGCAGGTCACCGCGATTGGCTCCTATGCCGAGCTGCCGCTGCCGGAGGAATGGATGCAAGCCGGGGAATTCTCGCTTCAGATGTGGGTGTACCCTACGATTCCGCAATACGTCAACGCTCAGACAATCTGGTCTGCCCGATCCGCCGACGGTTCATCCGGGGCGGGTGTGACGCTGGACGAGGACGGGCATGTGACGTTTTCATTGAACGGCGGATGCGGTTATTCCGTTGCCGTTCGGGCGGAAGCGCCGTTGAACGGTCATGAGTGGCACTTCGTCGCCGTTCAATATTCCGGCAGCCGCGAAGAGGCCATGCTCTTCGTGAGTCAACGGGCCGGCTGGAGGCCCGACGACGGCACGCAAGTCTGCAAGGCGGCCGTGAAGCTGGACTACAGTCAAGCGGTCATCTCCAAGGTGCTGCTGGCTGCGGATTCGGACTCTGCGGCTCCAGGCGGCGTGTCCCGCCATTATAACGGAAAAATCGGAAACCCGCGTTTGTTCCAGCATTATTTTTCCGAGGCCGAGCTGCATGATATGGCGCGCGGCACGAACACGGAGCCCGATGGCGCGCATCTCATTGCCGATTATGACTTCAGCGTCGGCATATCGTCAACCCGCCTTTCCGATCGGTCGGCTGGAGGGCATCACGGGATTTTGCGCCAAGGCGGTACCCGGGCCGTGACAAGCCACAATTGGACCGGGGAGCAGACAGACTACCGGCTCGCGCCGGAACAATACGCGGCCATTCATTTTCATGACAACGACATCGAGGATGCCGGCTGGGAAGCGGACATCACGTGGCGGATCCCGGAGGATCTGCGAAGCGGCATCTATGCGCTGAAGCTGGAGGCCGAAGGCAGCGTCGATTACATTCCGTTTTTCGTGCGGCCGACGCAGGGAACGGCAACCGCTCCCGTCCTGTTCCTGGCGCCGACCAATACGTATCTTGCTTATGGCAACGAGCGGCTGTTCAAGTATGCCAAAGACTATTTGGGCGAGGATTATGTTCTTCCGGCGCAGGATGTTTATTTGGACGAGCATCCGGAAATGGGCAGCTCCATTTATGACCTGCACAACGATGGCAGCGGGGTACAATATTCTTCCCGGCTGCGCCCGCTCCTGAATATCCGGCCTCATTACCGGAACTGGCGGGCTGTGCGCCATTTCTCCGCCGATCTGTACATTACCGGCTGGCTGGAGCAGCGGGGGCAGAGCCATGACATCGCCACGGACGAAGACTTGCACCATGAAGGCGCCGATTTGCTGGGACGTTACAAGGTAGTGATTACCGGCAGCCATCCCGAATATTGGACGCGCCCGATGATGAAAGCGCTGGAGCAGTATATGGCGGAGGGCGGCCGCTTAATGTATCTGGGAGGCAACGGATTTTATTGGGTGACGAGTCTCGATCCGGAGCGGCCGCATTTACTGGAAGTGCGGCGCGGCAACGCCGGCTCGCGCTCCTCGGATTCTCCGCCGGGCGAACTGTTTCACAGCACGACAGGCGAGCCTGGAGGCATATGGCGTCATTTTGGTTACGTCCCTCAGCGGCTTGTCGGGGTAGGCGTGACCGCTTTGGGCGGCGCCACCGCATGCGGTTACCGGCGCTTGGAGGACAGCTTCCATCCGTCGGCGCAGTTTATTTTTGAAGGCATCGGGGATGACGAGATCATTGGCGACTTCGGATACGCGGCTGGCGGGGCGGCCGGCGACGAGATTGATCGCTATGACCTCAAATTCGGCACGCCTCCGCATACGCTGTGGCTGGCCACGTCCACTGGATTTGATAATAATTACCAATTTGTGCATGAAGATCAATTAAATACGGCACCAGGTCAAGGAGGGCGCGAAAACCCGCTTGTACGGGCGGATATGACCTATTTCGATATCCACGGCGGGGGCGCCGTATTCTCCGTCGGTTCGATCAACTGGGCCGGGAGTCTTGCCTGGAACGGCTACGACAACAATGTCGCCCGCATTAGCGACAACGTCCTGAAGCGGATGTTGGCGGAGCACGACAGTCATGCGGCCTCAACGGCCGGTTCGAGTGCCGCGCCATCTTGA